A single window of Paenibacillus sp. SYP-B4298 DNA harbors:
- a CDS encoding glycosyltransferase family protein: MLVKLRYYLTHPAEADAVAAAGRLRLARDHMWRRRL; the protein is encoded by the coding sequence CTGCTGGTCAAGCTGCGTTATTACCTGACACACCCTGCAGAGGCCGACGCGGTTGCGGCTGCTGGCAGGTTGCGCTTGGCGCGCGACCATATGTGGAGAAGAAGGTTATAG
- a CDS encoding 2-isopropylmalate synthase: MTRSIMVLDTTLRDGEQVPGAKLNMHQKVEFARQLQRLNVDIIEAGFPASSLGDFQAVQEIARTVGDRVSITALARAVKSDIDSVYESIKLAQQPFIHIVLGTSNIHVEKKFNRSRDAVMQMGVDAVKYARTLLPQVQYSTEDASRSDFDYLWRTIEAVVKAGATIINVPDTVGYAVPEEFGELIRNINERLKNLDDRVILSVHCHNDLGLATANTLAAIKNGAQKVECTINGLGERAGNTSLEEVVMGLKVRENYFGCSTAINTKELLRTSRLLTHLTGLDVQVNKAITGENAFAHSSGIHQDGLLKDKNVYEIMSPEEIGGESMELILTARSGRHAFRNAVEKLGFAAGEGDDFESLFQKFLALADAKKEVYDHDVFELVSGHRTLDQSNSRLYELASFQVIANSLSPTATVQLRRGQETVAGSAIGDGPIDALYTAICSLTDMKVELKDYKINSLSRGKEAIGRVTIRIEHEGRIYCGRALDTDIIKASGLALLGGINAALLDSSEPHMG, encoded by the coding sequence ATGACAAGAAGCATTATGGTATTGGATACTACGTTGCGGGATGGAGAACAGGTGCCGGGAGCGAAGCTGAACATGCACCAAAAAGTCGAGTTTGCCCGTCAGCTCCAACGGTTGAACGTTGACATCATCGAGGCGGGCTTCCCGGCTTCCTCGCTGGGGGATTTTCAGGCGGTACAGGAGATTGCGCGGACTGTCGGGGATCGCGTCTCGATTACGGCACTCGCCCGGGCGGTGAAGAGCGACATCGACAGCGTCTACGAGAGCATCAAGCTTGCACAGCAGCCATTTATTCATATCGTACTGGGCACCTCGAATATTCATGTCGAGAAGAAATTCAACCGTTCCAGAGATGCGGTCATGCAGATGGGGGTGGATGCGGTCAAGTATGCGCGCACGCTGCTGCCCCAGGTGCAATACTCGACAGAGGACGCCTCGCGGTCGGACTTTGATTATTTGTGGAGGACAATCGAGGCGGTGGTCAAGGCGGGCGCGACGATCATTAATGTGCCGGACACGGTCGGCTATGCGGTGCCGGAGGAATTCGGGGAACTGATTCGCAACATTAACGAACGGCTCAAAAACCTCGATGACCGGGTGATCCTGAGCGTCCACTGCCATAATGATCTGGGGCTGGCAACTGCCAATACACTCGCAGCGATCAAGAATGGCGCGCAGAAGGTCGAATGCACAATTAACGGGCTTGGCGAGCGGGCCGGGAACACCTCGCTGGAGGAGGTGGTCATGGGGCTGAAGGTGAGAGAGAATTACTTTGGCTGCTCGACCGCGATTAATACGAAGGAGCTGCTGCGAACCTCCAGATTGCTGACTCATCTGACCGGGCTGGATGTTCAGGTCAACAAGGCAATTACTGGCGAGAACGCCTTTGCACACTCCTCTGGCATTCACCAGGATGGCTTGCTCAAGGATAAAAATGTATATGAGATTATGTCTCCCGAGGAGATCGGCGGGGAGAGCATGGAGCTTATCCTGACCGCCCGTTCCGGTCGCCATGCCTTCCGTAATGCGGTGGAGAAGCTGGGCTTTGCAGCGGGAGAGGGCGATGACTTCGAGTCGCTGTTCCAGAAGTTCCTGGCTCTGGCTGATGCGAAGAAGGAGGTCTACGATCATGATGTGTTCGAGCTTGTATCCGGCCATCGCACGTTGGATCAGAGCAACAGCAGACTGTATGAGCTGGCATCCTTCCAGGTCATTGCGAATTCACTCAGCCCTACGGCAACGGTGCAACTGCGAAGAGGGCAGGAGACGGTGGCAGGGAGTGCGATCGGAGACGGCCCAATCGATGCGCTGTACACCGCGATTTGCAGCCTGACGGACATGAAGGTGGAGCTGAAGGATTATAAGATCAACAGCCTGTCGCGCGGCAAGGAGGCCATCGGCCGGGTCACGATCCGCATCGAGCATGAGGGCCGCATCTACTGTGGCAGGGCATTGGATACCGATATTATCAAAGCGAGCGGGCTCGCGTTGCTGGGTGGCATCAATGCGGCGCTGCTGGATAGCAGCGAGCCTCATATGGGGTAG
- a CDS encoding carbon-nitrogen hydrolase family protein, with protein MSGQKVRAAVIQSAPMLFDKSSALDKLSIWAARAAEQGAGLVVFPEVFVPGYPRGLSMGARVGSRSAEGRLDWARYWESAINVPGAECRQIGALARQHRLHLAVGVVERDTEYSRATLYNTILYFGPDGSLLGKHRKLVPTGSERLLWGQGDGSTLTVIDTPFGRIGGLICWENYMPLARTAMYAKGIDILLTPTADARETWQSTIRHIACEGRCYVLSSNQYVTKDMYPQDLACYDDIAADEATLCNGGSAIVDPLGNYAAPPLYDEEGMLLADLDMAKVVQSRYDFDAVGHYSRPDVFQLYVNEAKQPGVTRLTGQE; from the coding sequence ATGAGCGGTCAGAAGGTTCGTGCAGCAGTGATTCAATCTGCGCCCATGCTGTTTGACAAGAGCTCTGCGCTCGACAAGCTGTCCATATGGGCGGCTAGAGCGGCTGAGCAGGGAGCGGGGCTGGTCGTGTTTCCTGAGGTGTTCGTTCCCGGTTATCCACGGGGGCTGTCCATGGGTGCGCGCGTCGGGAGCCGCAGTGCGGAGGGAAGGCTGGATTGGGCACGCTATTGGGAGAGCGCGATTAATGTTCCAGGTGCCGAATGCAGGCAGATCGGGGCGCTTGCCAGGCAGCATCGCTTGCATCTGGCAGTCGGCGTTGTAGAGCGAGATACAGAATATAGCCGGGCTACGCTGTACAACACCATTTTGTATTTTGGCCCGGATGGCAGTCTGCTCGGCAAGCATCGCAAGCTGGTGCCAACCGGATCAGAACGGCTGCTGTGGGGGCAAGGGGATGGCAGCACACTGACGGTCATCGACACGCCGTTTGGACGGATCGGCGGCTTGATCTGTTGGGAGAATTACATGCCGCTCGCCCGAACGGCGATGTATGCCAAGGGCATCGATATATTGCTTACGCCTACTGCGGATGCCAGGGAGACGTGGCAATCGACCATCCGCCACATTGCCTGTGAAGGCCGCTGCTACGTATTGTCCAGCAACCAGTATGTGACCAAGGACATGTATCCTCAGGATCTGGCTTGCTATGACGATATAGCTGCAGACGAGGCGACACTCTGCAACGGCGGCAGTGCCATCGTCGATCCGCTGGGCAACTATGCGGCGCCGCCGTTATATGATGAGGAAGGAATGCTGCTTGCAGACCTGGATATGGCCAAGGTTGTGCAGAGCCGCTATGATTTCGATGCCGTCGGTCATTACAGCCGTCCTGATGTGTTCCAGTTGTATGTGAATGAAGCGAAGCAGCCTGGCGTTACTCGGCTGACAGGTCAGGAATAG
- a CDS encoding ABC transporter substrate-binding protein has protein sequence MKQTLGKKSAHALLLTIVAALVLSACSASNAPTKNTDGTGGNSGAEDKTKLTYWTMDRHDMDYMQQKINAYNTSNTDHIEVEMKVMADNYNQSLEVAFASNQAPDVFKVNDFEVYVTKGYLAPLDDLLSQQFLGQFDGVLKEKVTTLKGKVYSLPNTGQFWRLLYNVDLMEKAGFSEPPKTLDEMVEAAKIITEQGKSEGIYGFASNFKNGSGFTRPAYASGSADSGTSHEGFNYQTGEFDFAMYRDITEALRQIKVDGSMIPGAESLDIDPLRAQFAQGKIGMYVNHSGEPSVYNSQFPTDINWSSTMIPTKTGEINGAVWVNAGAYIGVNAKSDKQDAAAKFIEFLYSTELRKEYQEKGLGISVLPYVNAAAGKPELKGIDGFLPTKYDAIFPVTPLAISETKLEGKKAADVFTEYILTGNQSIDDAIQDINTRYNKALAAARSEGLTDIEADPSYDTKALQGTLGNE, from the coding sequence ATGAAACAAACATTAGGTAAAAAAAGCGCACATGCACTGCTGCTGACAATCGTTGCAGCGTTGGTGCTGTCCGCCTGCTCCGCAAGCAATGCTCCGACCAAGAACACAGACGGCACGGGCGGCAACAGCGGGGCAGAGGACAAAACCAAGCTGACCTACTGGACGATGGACCGTCACGATATGGACTATATGCAGCAAAAGATTAATGCATACAACACCTCGAATACAGACCATATCGAGGTCGAGATGAAGGTGATGGCGGACAACTACAACCAGTCTCTGGAGGTGGCATTTGCCAGTAACCAGGCGCCGGATGTATTCAAGGTCAATGATTTTGAAGTGTACGTGACCAAAGGCTATCTAGCGCCGCTGGACGACCTGCTGAGCCAGCAATTTCTCGGACAGTTCGACGGAGTGCTGAAGGAAAAGGTAACGACACTGAAGGGCAAAGTCTACTCCTTGCCCAATACCGGACAGTTTTGGAGACTGCTGTATAATGTTGACCTGATGGAGAAGGCCGGCTTCAGCGAGCCGCCGAAGACGCTGGATGAAATGGTGGAAGCGGCCAAAATCATTACGGAGCAAGGTAAGTCGGAGGGAATCTACGGGTTCGCCAGCAACTTCAAGAACGGCTCAGGCTTTACCCGCCCGGCCTATGCCTCCGGCTCGGCCGACTCGGGCACCTCGCATGAGGGCTTCAACTACCAGACCGGAGAGTTCGATTTTGCCATGTATCGCGATATAACGGAGGCGCTGCGCCAGATCAAGGTGGACGGCAGCATGATTCCAGGCGCTGAATCGCTGGACATCGATCCGCTGAGAGCGCAGTTCGCTCAAGGCAAGATTGGCATGTACGTGAACCACTCCGGCGAGCCTTCTGTATATAATTCGCAATTCCCGACCGACATCAACTGGTCTTCGACGATGATTCCGACCAAGACCGGTGAAATTAACGGCGCAGTATGGGTGAACGCGGGCGCGTATATCGGTGTCAACGCGAAGTCGGACAAGCAAGACGCAGCGGCCAAGTTTATCGAATTCCTCTACAGCACCGAGCTGCGCAAGGAGTATCAGGAGAAGGGGCTCGGTATCTCCGTGCTGCCGTATGTGAACGCGGCCGCGGGCAAGCCGGAGCTGAAGGGCATCGACGGTTTCCTGCCGACCAAGTATGATGCCATCTTCCCGGTAACGCCGCTGGCGATTTCGGAGACGAAGCTTGAAGGGAAAAAGGCGGCGGATGTATTCACCGAATACATTTTGACAGGCAATCAGAGTATTGACGATGCGATTCAAGACATTAATACACGCTACAATAAGGCGTTGGCGGCTGCACGGAGCGAGGGGCTAACGGATATCGAAGCCGATCCGTCCTATGACACCAAGGCACTGCAGGGCACGCTGGGGAACGAATAG
- a CDS encoding alginate lyase family protein, with amino-acid sequence MDHLFFSAEQTREWGRMFREQFPQAAAAAVADADRWCASHVITRKGQEIDLGTPIDWLYNPTGDKEFTWVLNRFKHLRCLGIAYAMTGEEKYAAKALEHVIGWIESQPCPHGRPAEELTYFQQPGPWRLLEVGLRLRQWVHAYHFFNGSQSWNETAMAQFLASVKEHAEFLSTYKASIEINHSIMHMIGLLAASLTFVSWPESERWRQCAVTRLEECIRVQVLQDGVHAELTPHYHMVSLELFVDCAVMLRKRGQTFSDEYERILAGMVQFARSMTRQDGTMAPFADSYATTAPDLNAAALYYGNPDWLLEEELHEQFWLAGPERVAGLLAQHRAAAARTGSDSRGAGLPFAFKEGGYYGLGDDEQQLIFDAGALGGPHGHADALSFEWCAYGEALFVDPGVYTYMEHPWRRYFKSTAAHNTVLVDGQDQTPYLRTQRWGVPEAAVTLIHWDAQRQIICAEHDGYARRGIVHRRAIWFLDSGEWVVIDRLLGSGVHTYQHRLHSRLLEWRLEKLNIQEDVQSGEAGEEVAGKVARHAAEVAAGRQGAALHMAAYLASGSGLVGGVRPELGCDLLLLGPPSLELDVEDSWESVVSMSLQPLKVVQSLLTAQGDAWFVTVMKPHIGGSRLVPAEWSIRVEQGEPVLYQHHAAGERRFAAGRDLSL; translated from the coding sequence ATGGATCATTTATTTTTCTCCGCGGAGCAGACGCGGGAGTGGGGACGGATGTTCCGGGAGCAGTTCCCGCAAGCGGCTGCGGCTGCAGTCGCTGATGCCGACCGCTGGTGTGCGAGCCATGTCATCACGAGGAAAGGGCAGGAGATCGATCTGGGAACACCGATCGACTGGCTGTACAACCCGACAGGAGACAAGGAATTTACATGGGTACTCAATCGCTTCAAGCATTTGCGCTGTCTTGGCATTGCCTATGCGATGACCGGCGAAGAGAAGTATGCGGCCAAGGCGCTGGAGCATGTCATCGGCTGGATCGAATCGCAGCCGTGTCCGCACGGACGGCCTGCCGAGGAGTTGACCTACTTCCAGCAACCGGGCCCATGGCGGCTGCTTGAGGTTGGCCTGCGGCTGCGGCAGTGGGTGCATGCCTACCATTTCTTCAACGGCTCACAGAGCTGGAATGAGACTGCGATGGCGCAGTTTCTGGCATCAGTGAAGGAGCATGCAGAGTTTCTATCGACCTATAAGGCGAGCATCGAGATCAATCATTCCATTATGCATATGATCGGCCTGCTCGCCGCCTCGCTTACCTTCGTCTCCTGGCCAGAGAGCGAGCGCTGGCGGCAATGTGCCGTCACTCGTCTGGAGGAGTGTATTCGGGTGCAGGTGCTGCAAGACGGTGTTCACGCGGAGCTGACTCCGCACTACCATATGGTGTCGCTGGAGCTGTTCGTCGATTGCGCGGTTATGCTGCGCAAGCGCGGACAAACCTTCTCGGACGAATACGAGCGGATATTGGCGGGTATGGTGCAGTTCGCACGCAGCATGACAAGGCAGGATGGCACGATGGCTCCGTTCGCTGACTCGTATGCGACCACTGCGCCTGATCTGAATGCTGCAGCCTTATACTACGGCAACCCGGACTGGCTGCTGGAGGAGGAGCTGCATGAGCAGTTCTGGCTGGCTGGCCCGGAGCGGGTAGCAGGACTGCTTGCTCAGCACAGGGCGGCTGCGGCACGAACTGGAAGCGACAGCCGGGGTGCTGGGCTGCCGTTCGCCTTCAAGGAAGGCGGCTATTACGGGCTGGGAGACGACGAGCAGCAGTTGATTTTCGATGCAGGCGCATTGGGCGGCCCGCACGGTCATGCCGACGCGCTCTCCTTCGAGTGGTGCGCCTATGGCGAGGCGCTATTCGTTGATCCGGGTGTCTATACGTACATGGAACATCCCTGGCGGCGGTATTTCAAGAGCACGGCGGCGCACAACACGGTGCTGGTGGATGGGCAGGATCAGACGCCTTATCTGCGCACTCAGCGCTGGGGAGTTCCCGAGGCGGCTGTGACGCTCATTCATTGGGATGCGCAGCGCCAGATCATCTGTGCCGAGCATGACGGCTATGCGCGGCGGGGGATCGTCCATCGGCGGGCAATCTGGTTTTTGGACAGCGGGGAATGGGTTGTCATCGATCGGCTGCTCGGCTCAGGCGTTCACACGTACCAGCATCGCTTGCACAGCAGGCTGCTGGAGTGGCGTCTGGAGAAGCTGAACATCCAGGAGGATGTGCAGTCTGGGGAAGCAGGAGAAGAAGTAGCCGGGAAAGTAGCCAGACATGCAGCAGAAGTTGCAGCAGGAAGACAGGGGGCAGCCCTCCACATGGCGGCCTATCTCGCGTCCGGCAGCGGCCTTGTTGGCGGTGTGCGCCCGGAACTGGGCTGCGATCTGCTGCTGCTGGGGCCGCCTTCGCTGGAGCTGGATGTGGAGGACAGTTGGGAATCGGTGGTGTCGATGTCGCTGCAGCCGCTCAAGGTCGTACAGAGCTTGCTGACAGCGCAAGGCGATGCATGGTTCGTCACCGTCATGAAGCCGCACATCGGCGGCTCGCGGCTCGTTCCAGCCGAATGGAGTATCCGGGTTGAGCAGGGGGAGCCGGTACTCTATCAGCATCATGCTGCAGGGGAGCGGCGCTTTGCGGCCGGGAGAGACCTGTCCCTGTAA
- a CDS encoding glycosyltransferase family 2 protein produces the protein MMLVFVLNYTRTPAARMTVRAAGVLLPQAVIIPVEQPAGRLMNRWLGEHPEAALVMVIPAGAVLLHVFGEEAAGWRRRMEEEGLGWLCIHSALRSPAQQRTPLYPQEIVLWNRRLLVSGECHGFADERLLPFQDYVAYDKYCQLASRSDGSELVTSSYRPPIQRPPAWQRREEEWAAVRPLLEAPASYVTGRAVGGTVQLATPAADGDGTSLSVTAPAGAVGASAADDSIISGTTALITIVICVYKDEEYLPWAVRSVLKQTSNNWELIIVDDASPSDVGELVASLFPAAPIYVLRHDRNRGKAAALNTALAVARGSWLLELDADDWLSCDAIEQLTAAAAAASDGVALLHSDYWEWQERSKHQLIIRGVHQAAPVADSRRLLERARPLLPRLYRLSALREQGGWRQADPFYGRLYEDMEMLIRLLRQYDSEYIPAALYHLRMRGNSITKRHASAYAAWKLWALASFSEIDKR, from the coding sequence ATGATGCTTGTTTTTGTGCTGAATTATACCCGCACTCCAGCCGCCCGCATGACTGTAAGGGCGGCCGGAGTGTTGCTGCCGCAAGCTGTGATCATCCCGGTCGAGCAGCCTGCGGGCCGCTTGATGAATAGGTGGCTGGGGGAGCACCCTGAGGCAGCGCTTGTCATGGTCATCCCGGCCGGAGCGGTGCTGCTCCATGTGTTTGGAGAGGAGGCGGCAGGCTGGAGAAGAAGGATGGAGGAGGAGGGCCTGGGCTGGCTATGTATCCATTCGGCGCTTCGTTCCCCGGCACAGCAGCGCACGCCGCTGTACCCTCAGGAAATTGTACTATGGAACAGGAGACTTCTGGTTAGCGGCGAATGTCATGGATTTGCTGATGAGCGGCTGCTGCCGTTCCAGGACTATGTCGCTTACGATAAATACTGTCAGCTTGCCTCACGCAGCGACGGATCGGAGCTGGTCACCTCCAGCTATCGTCCTCCGATTCAACGTCCGCCAGCCTGGCAACGTCGCGAGGAAGAATGGGCTGCGGTACGCCCGCTGTTGGAAGCGCCTGCATCCTACGTGACAGGCAGGGCTGTTGGCGGCACTGTCCAGCTAGCTACGCCTGCTGCTGACGGGGATGGCACTTCCTTGTCAGTGACCGCACCTGCTGGAGCAGTTGGAGCCTCGGCGGCAGACGACAGCATCATATCGGGTACAACAGCACTGATAACAATTGTAATCTGTGTATATAAAGATGAGGAATATCTGCCGTGGGCGGTGCGCAGTGTATTGAAGCAGACGAGCAACAACTGGGAGCTGATTATTGTGGATGATGCCTCTCCCTCGGATGTTGGCGAGCTAGTGGCCAGCCTGTTTCCTGCTGCACCAATCTATGTACTCCGCCATGATCGCAATCGTGGCAAGGCTGCCGCTCTGAATACAGCTCTTGCAGTAGCGCGCGGCAGTTGGCTACTGGAGCTGGACGCCGATGATTGGCTGTCTTGTGATGCCATTGAACAGTTGACCGCCGCAGCCGCCGCAGCCAGTGATGGCGTCGCCCTGCTCCATAGCGACTATTGGGAATGGCAGGAGCGCAGCAAGCACCAGTTGATCATCCGGGGGGTGCACCAGGCTGCTCCGGTTGCTGACAGCCGCCGACTGCTGGAGCGGGCTCGGCCGCTGTTGCCTCGTCTATACCGGCTGTCCGCGCTGCGGGAGCAGGGGGGCTGGCGGCAGGCGGACCCGTTCTACGGCCGGCTCTATGAGGATATGGAGATGCTCATTCGGCTGCTTCGGCAATATGATTCGGAGTATATTCCCGCGGCGTTATATCATCTGCGCATGCGGGGGAACAGCATAACCAAGCGTCATGCCTCCGCCTATGCTGCTTGGAAGCTGTGGGCGCTCGCGAGCTTCTCCGAGATTGACAAGCGTTAG
- a CDS encoding cupin domain-containing protein, giving the protein MSRINQWENAEPGVQRKIFAPGQSIMMMEVHFEQDAEGYLHSHVHEQLSYCLEGKLEFTIDGETTVISAGETLYIPSGAEHGCRALEPSKLLDTFTPLRLDLLAE; this is encoded by the coding sequence ATGAGCAGAATCAACCAATGGGAGAATGCCGAGCCGGGCGTGCAACGTAAAATTTTTGCACCGGGACAATCGATCATGATGATGGAGGTGCATTTTGAGCAAGATGCAGAGGGCTACCTGCACAGCCATGTACATGAGCAGCTTTCGTATTGCCTGGAGGGGAAGCTGGAGTTCACTATTGACGGTGAAACAACAGTTATTTCCGCCGGGGAGACGCTCTATATTCCTAGTGGAGCCGAGCATGGCTGCCGTGCGCTGGAGCCGAGCAAGCTGCTGGACACCTTCACCCCGCTAAGACTAGATTTGCTGGCGGAGTAG
- a CDS encoding aminotransferase-like domain-containing protein — protein MWKPNRESKQPIYRQIAAELERSIASGELPPASTLPSERRLAQQLGVNRSTIIQAYDELRAAGLVESAVGSGTRVSSSKWGVHSAQAPNWQRYTDGGAFLPNLPLMRKVREAAQRGEGMIDLASGELSEDLFPGELVQSILQQRPFSGYLGYDDPQGNLALRRAIGRFLHRYHGWEVSESSILITSGSQQSLYLINQCLLSPGDAVALEAPSYSYSLSMFQSAGLRIFRLPVHDNGVDPEDILRLHREHRIRMIFLNPNFQNPTGTVLAADKRKQVLAAASSLGIPIVEDDPFSLTAFSGAPPPLLKSADRDGIVLYVGTLSKIAASGLRIGWMVGPRAVISRLSDAKQQMDFGLGSLSQWAAAELLEHPRFHSHLSSLQLSLLEKQLEMESALNDLMLGKLTYTPPQGGLNLWCKLPPGIDESRLLDEAIRRGVVFVPGSVYGAEPGFIRLCYARPPYADIRPGIAALAAALEAVEWRPGH, from the coding sequence GTGTGGAAGCCTAACCGAGAGAGCAAGCAGCCCATCTATCGGCAGATCGCAGCGGAGTTGGAGCGCAGCATCGCTAGTGGCGAGCTGCCTCCTGCAAGTACGCTGCCTTCCGAGCGGAGGCTTGCGCAGCAGCTTGGCGTGAATCGCAGCACGATTATCCAGGCCTATGACGAGCTGCGTGCCGCGGGACTCGTGGAGAGCGCTGTAGGCAGCGGCACGCGGGTCAGCAGCAGCAAATGGGGCGTCCATTCCGCCCAGGCTCCAAACTGGCAACGATACACGGACGGCGGCGCATTTCTGCCCAATCTCCCGCTCATGCGCAAGGTACGAGAGGCGGCGCAGCGCGGGGAAGGGATGATTGATCTGGCCAGCGGCGAGCTGTCAGAGGACTTATTCCCCGGTGAGCTCGTGCAGTCCATCCTGCAGCAGCGGCCGTTCAGCGGCTATCTGGGCTATGATGACCCCCAGGGCAATCTGGCGCTACGGCGGGCGATCGGCCGCTTTCTTCACCGTTATCATGGATGGGAAGTGTCGGAATCCTCCATTCTGATCACGTCGGGATCGCAACAGTCGCTGTATCTGATTAATCAATGTCTCCTCTCTCCCGGAGATGCGGTAGCTCTCGAGGCGCCCTCCTACAGTTATTCGTTATCCATGTTCCAATCTGCAGGCTTGCGCATCTTCCGGCTGCCTGTCCACGATAACGGAGTGGACCCTGAGGATATACTGCGGCTACACCGCGAGCACCGGATTCGGATGATTTTCCTTAATCCGAACTTCCAGAACCCGACCGGCACGGTCTTGGCGGCGGACAAACGCAAGCAAGTGCTGGCGGCAGCCTCCTCGCTGGGCATCCCGATCGTCGAGGATGATCCGTTCAGCCTGACCGCCTTCAGCGGCGCTCCGCCGCCGCTGCTCAAGTCGGCCGATCGAGATGGCATCGTGCTGTATGTCGGCACCCTGTCCAAGATCGCCGCCTCCGGCCTGCGCATCGGTTGGATGGTGGGGCCGCGCGCGGTCATTAGCCGCCTGTCGGATGCGAAGCAGCAGATGGATTTCGGCCTCGGCAGTCTCTCGCAATGGGCCGCCGCAGAGCTGCTGGAGCATCCCAGATTCCACAGCCATCTGTCGTCGCTGCAGCTCTCGCTGCTGGAGAAGCAACTGGAGATGGAGTCCGCCCTTAATGATCTGATGCTAGGCAAGCTTACCTATACACCCCCACAGGGCGGGCTGAATCTGTGGTGCAAGCTTCCTCCTGGCATCGACGAGAGCCGTCTGCTCGACGAGGCGATTCGGCGCGGCGTAGTGTTCGTACCCGGCAGCGTATATGGGGCTGAGCCTGGCTTCATTCGGCTCTGCTATGCCCGGCCGCCCTATGCGGACATTCGGCCTGGCATCGCCGCACTGGCTGCCGCGCTGGAAGCAGTGGAATGGCGGCCAGGGCACTGA
- the infC gene encoding translation initiation factor IF-3: MAAVIMNEKIKAAEVQLTGLQGEALGIVTREAALAMAREAKADLVCLSLMSSPPPCKLEVRGKAKQQAPLAKRQEGAAAKVKELRLTPHIEDHDYDTKLRQAAKLLEGGISVQLVVRIQGKEGAKAKELLERLVRDLAGNGTKQSGLQLSGKQAAVVLLPLEAR; this comes from the coding sequence ATGGCAGCCGTAATTATGAATGAGAAGATCAAGGCCGCAGAGGTTCAACTGACCGGACTACAGGGCGAGGCTTTGGGGATCGTGACACGGGAGGCAGCTCTTGCGATGGCACGAGAGGCCAAGGCTGATCTGGTCTGTCTCTCGCTGATGTCCAGCCCTCCCCCCTGCAAGCTGGAGGTCAGGGGCAAGGCGAAGCAGCAGGCGCCGCTTGCCAAGCGTCAGGAGGGCGCAGCGGCCAAGGTGAAGGAGCTGCGGCTTACACCGCATATCGAGGACCATGATTATGACACCAAGCTGAGGCAGGCCGCCAAGCTGCTTGAGGGCGGCATTAGCGTGCAGCTTGTCGTGCGCATCCAGGGCAAGGAGGGCGCCAAGGCGAAGGAATTGCTGGAGCGTCTGGTTCGCGACCTTGCGGGCAACGGAACCAAGCAGAGCGGGCTGCAACTGAGCGGCAAGCAGGCCGCTGTTGTGCTGCTGCCGCTGGAGGCTAGATAA